In one Vitis riparia cultivar Riparia Gloire de Montpellier isolate 1030 unplaced genomic scaffold, EGFV_Vit.rip_1.0 scaffold613_pilon_pilon, whole genome shotgun sequence genomic region, the following are encoded:
- the LOC117910123 gene encoding receptor-like protein 47 produces FDGSIPSTINNCSSLIVLDLGNNNLSGTIPDSIGHITSLQVIDFSRNNLTGSLPYTIGNCSSLIVLDLGNNNLSGIIPKSLGQLQWLESLHLNDNKLSGELPSSFQNLSRLELLDLSYNQLSGKVPSWIGTAFINLVILNLRSNVFFGRLPSQLSNLSSLHVLDLAQNNLMGEIPVTLVELKAMVPEYNKNRYPLYDNVSNSQYEERLVVIMKGQSLEYTRTLSLVVGIDLSDNNLNGELPQEITKLFGLLVLNLSGNHISGQIPERISMLHQLLSLDLSRNKLSGSIPLSMVSLTFLSYLNLSSNNFSGKIPFIGQMTTFNESAFVGNPNLCGAPLVTKCQDEDLDKKYSAIEDKNDGGYIVQWFYLSVGLGFAMGILVPYFVLATRKSWCETYFDFVDKIVKWLLRGRATYAKDHLRR; encoded by the coding sequence TTTGATGGAAGCATTCCTTCTACCATAAATAATTGCTCTAGCCTAATTGTTCTAGACCTTGGAAATAACAATTTATCTGGGACCATCCCAGATTCCATAGGACACATCACCTCTCTTCAAGTCATTGATTTTTCAAGGAATAATTTGACTGGAAGCCTTCCTTATACCATAGGTAATTGCTCTAGCCTAATTGTTCTTGACCTTGGAAATAACAATTTATCTGGGATAATACCAAAGTCGTTGGGCCAATTACAATGGCTCGAATCATTGCATCTGAACGACAACAAGCTTTCAGGAGAGCTCCCctcatctttccaaaatttatcaAGGTTGGAACTCCTTGATCTCAGTTATAACCAATTATCGGGTAAGGTTCCTTCATGGATTGGAACTGCTTTCATAAATCTTGTAATACTCAACTTGaggtcaaatgtattttttggaaGACTTCCCTcccaactttcaaatttaagctCCCTGCATGTCTTAGACCTTGCACAAAATAATCTAATGGGTGAAATTCCAGTCACTTTGGTTGAGCTTAAAGCCATGGTTCCGGAGTATAACAAGAATAGATATCCTTTGTATGACAATGTGAGCAACTCTCAGTATGAAGAACGATTGGTGGTGATTATGAAAGGTCAAAGTCTTGAATACACCAGGACTCTTTCTCTTGTTGTAGGCATAGACCTATCcgataataatttaaatggaGAGCTTCCCcaagaaataacaaaattgtTTGGTTTGCTGGTTTTGAACTTGTCTGGGAATCACATCAGTGGCCAAATTCCTGAAAGGATTTCAATGTTGCACCAGTTATTATCTCTTGATTTGTCAAGGAATAAGCTTTCCGGCAGCATTCCTTTAAGCATGGTTTCATTAACATTCTTGAGTTATTTGAATCTATCGAGTAATAATTTCTCTGGTAAGATCCCCTTTATAGGGCAAATGACAACCTTCAATGAGTCAGCCTTTGTTGGAAACCCTAATCTTTGTGGAGCTCCATTGGTCACAAAATGCCAAGATGAAGATCTAGATAAAAAGTATAGTGCTATTGAGGACAAAAATGATGGTGGTTATATTGTTCAATGGTTTTACTTGAGTGTTGGCTTGGGATTTGCGATGGGTATTTTAGTTCCATATTTTGTTTTGGCAACAAGGAAATCTTGGTGTGAGACCTACTTTGATTTTGTGGATAAAATTGTCAAATGGTTGTTGAGAGGAAGAGCAACCTATGCCAAAGATCACCTGCGAAggtaa
- the LOC117910126 gene encoding receptor-like protein EIX1 isoform X1, with product MVGSHWMEVFNKLSFLTELHLQDCGLSGSISSLNSINFTSLSIISISGNSFQSKFPIWLLNLSSLVYIDVSSNQLYGQISPGLGELPNLQHLDLSWNENLTGSCSQLLSGSWKKIEFLNLAINKFLGTIPTSIGSFCNLKHLDLGINTLTGSFSEFLEDIKNCSSEGPLPELGYLDLFGNQLVGRLPERLSQLEKLTYLDLSGNKLQGPIPASFGTFKNLNVMRLGWNELNGSLPVSFGQLSELVVLKVYGNRLTGILSEEHFSKLSKLKSLWMDGYSGLVLNVSSTWVPPFQITDLSMASCNLGPSFPTWLRSQKELSYLDLSNASISGSIPKWFWNISFNLQYLILSHNQLQGQLPNSLKFSPGNRVYIDSM from the exons ATGGTCGGATCTCATTGGATGGAGGTATTCAACAAGCTTTCATTTTTAACAGAGTTGCACCTACAAGATTGTGGGCTCTCTGGTTCAATTTCATCTCTAAACTCTATCAATTTTACTTCACTGTCTATCATAAGCATCAGTGGCAACTCTTTCCAGTCAAAGTTCCCAATATGGCTTCTAAACCTTAGCAGCCTTGTATACATTGATGTAAGCTCTAATCAGTTATATGGGCAGATTTCACCTGGCCTTGGGGAACTACCTAACTTGCAGCACTTGGATCTATCTTGGAATGAAAATCTCACAGGTAGTTGCTCTCAACTGTTAAGCGGAAGCTGGAAGAAGATAGAATTTCTGAATTTGGCAATCAATAAATTTCTTG GTACAATTCCAACCTCCATCGGAAGTTTTTGCAACTTAAAACATTTGGATTTGGGTATCAATACCTTGACAGGAAGTTTCTCTGAGTTTCTCGAAGATATCAAAAATTGCAGTTCTGAAGGTCCTTTACCAGAACTGGGGTATTTGGACTTGTTCGGGAATCAATTAGTGGGCAGATTGCCAGAACGGTTGAGTCAGCTGGAAAAACTTACATATCTGGATCTATCTGGTAACAAGCTTCAAGGCCCTATCCCTGCTTCTTTTGGGACATTCAAAAATCTGAATGTAATGAGGCTTGGATGGAATGAACTGAATGGGAGTCTCCCAGTTAGTTTTGGACAACTTTCTGAATTGGTTGTATTGAAAGTTTATGGGAATCGCTTGACTGGAATTCTTTCTGAAGAACATTTTTCAAAGTTAAGTAAGTTGAAGTCTCTGTGGATGGATGGATATTCAGGTCTCGTTTTGAATGTTAGTTCCACCTGGGTCCCCCCATTCCAAATCACTGATCTGAGTATGGCTTCATGCAATTTAGGCCCTTCATTCCCGACTTGGCTTAGGTCTCAAAAGGAGCTCTCCTATCTAGATTTGTCAAATGCTAGCATCTCAGGTTCCATACCCAAGTGGTTTTGGAATATTTCTTTCAATCTGCAGTACTTAATTCTTTCTCACAATCAGTTACAAGGTCAGCTaccaaattcattaaaattttctccTGGTAATCGTGTATATATTGATTCCATGTAa
- the LOC117910126 gene encoding receptor-like protein EIX1 isoform X2 — translation MVGSHWMEVFNKLSFLTELHLQDCGLSGSISSLNSINFTSLSIISISGNSFQSKFPIWLLNLSSLVYIDVSSNQLYGQISPGLGELPNLQHLDLSWNENLTGTIPTSIGSFCNLKHLDLGINTLTGSFSEFLEDIKNCSSEGPLPELGYLDLFGNQLVGRLPERLSQLEKLTYLDLSGNKLQGPIPASFGTFKNLNVMRLGWNELNGSLPVSFGQLSELVVLKVYGNRLTGILSEEHFSKLSKLKSLWMDGYSGLVLNVSSTWVPPFQITDLSMASCNLGPSFPTWLRSQKELSYLDLSNASISGSIPKWFWNISFNLQYLILSHNQLQGQLPNSLKFSPGNRVYIDSM, via the exons ATGGTCGGATCTCATTGGATGGAGGTATTCAACAAGCTTTCATTTTTAACAGAGTTGCACCTACAAGATTGTGGGCTCTCTGGTTCAATTTCATCTCTAAACTCTATCAATTTTACTTCACTGTCTATCATAAGCATCAGTGGCAACTCTTTCCAGTCAAAGTTCCCAATATGGCTTCTAAACCTTAGCAGCCTTGTATACATTGATGTAAGCTCTAATCAGTTATATGGGCAGATTTCACCTGGCCTTGGGGAACTACCTAACTTGCAGCACTTGGATCTATCTTGGAATGAAAATCTCACAG GTACAATTCCAACCTCCATCGGAAGTTTTTGCAACTTAAAACATTTGGATTTGGGTATCAATACCTTGACAGGAAGTTTCTCTGAGTTTCTCGAAGATATCAAAAATTGCAGTTCTGAAGGTCCTTTACCAGAACTGGGGTATTTGGACTTGTTCGGGAATCAATTAGTGGGCAGATTGCCAGAACGGTTGAGTCAGCTGGAAAAACTTACATATCTGGATCTATCTGGTAACAAGCTTCAAGGCCCTATCCCTGCTTCTTTTGGGACATTCAAAAATCTGAATGTAATGAGGCTTGGATGGAATGAACTGAATGGGAGTCTCCCAGTTAGTTTTGGACAACTTTCTGAATTGGTTGTATTGAAAGTTTATGGGAATCGCTTGACTGGAATTCTTTCTGAAGAACATTTTTCAAAGTTAAGTAAGTTGAAGTCTCTGTGGATGGATGGATATTCAGGTCTCGTTTTGAATGTTAGTTCCACCTGGGTCCCCCCATTCCAAATCACTGATCTGAGTATGGCTTCATGCAATTTAGGCCCTTCATTCCCGACTTGGCTTAGGTCTCAAAAGGAGCTCTCCTATCTAGATTTGTCAAATGCTAGCATCTCAGGTTCCATACCCAAGTGGTTTTGGAATATTTCTTTCAATCTGCAGTACTTAATTCTTTCTCACAATCAGTTACAAGGTCAGCTaccaaattcattaaaattttctccTGGTAATCGTGTATATATTGATTCCATGTAa